A stretch of DNA from Labrys wisconsinensis:
CCACATGCCGTGGAAGGACGACATCAGGGGCCGCCCGGTGGCGCGCTCGATCTGCGCGGCATGGGCGTTCATCGCCACGTCCATGCAGCCGCCGCTGGCGCCGAAGACGAAGAGCACGGCAATGAGCAACGGCAGGGCCGGCGCCATCGCCGTCACCGGCAGCAGAACGCAGAAGGCCGCGCCGCAGCCGCGGATCAGCCCGACATTGCCGAAGCGACGGATCAGCCAGCTGCTGCCGGCCATGGCCAGCACGGCGCCGCCGCCGAGGGTGAGCAGCGCCAGCCCGAGCACGGCAGGATCGAGGCCGAGCCGCTGCTTGACCAGCGGGATCTGCGTCGCCCAGATGCCGAAGATCGCGCCGTTGACGAAGAAGGCGGCAGCGGTCGGCCGCCAAGGATGGTTCATGAAGGACATGGACTGACTCAGGCGAGGAGGAGGTCGACACCGGCCGCGGCATAGCGCGCCAGCGTGTCGGGCGGGGTGTGCGCTTCGGCGACCAGGCGGTCGAGGCGCGAGAGGGGCGCCACGCGGAAGGGCGAGGCGGTGTCGAACTTGTCGGCGGTGATCAGCGCCGTCACGGCGGCGGAGGCGGCGACCATGGCTCGCTTCAGGCAGGCATCGTCATGATCCTGCGCGGTGATGCCGAGCGCGATGTCGATGCCGCAGGCGCCGAGGACGCACAGGTCGTAGTGGATCTGCCCGATCGCCGCCAGCACGGCAGGGCCGGCGACGGCACGGCTGACCGGATCGAGGCGGCCGCCGAGCATGATCACCTCCGTCACGCCGCGGCCGAGCGCCGCAAGCGCGATCTCCGGCGTGGCGGTGACGACGGTGAGGTCCGCGCCGGCCGGGAGCAGATGCGCCAGCGCCAGCGTGGTGGTGCTCTGGTCCAGCAGCACCGTGGCGCCCGGCCGCAGCAGGCCGAGAGCCGCCGCCGCGAGCGCCGACTTCTCCACCGGCCGCCGGACGAGCCGGTCGCCGAAGGCGGCCGGCAGGGTGGAGCGGCGGATGGCGCCGCCATGGACGCGCTGGATCAGGCCGCCCTCGGCGAGATCGCGCAGGTCGCGCCGGATGCTGTCCTCGGACACGCCGAACTCGGCCGCCAGCGCCGTGGCCGAGACGCGTCCCTCGCGCTCGATCCGGGCGAGGATCGCGGCCTGCCTCTCCTCGGGCGACTGCGGCGGGGGCGATGCAGATATGGGCATGCTGATCAGATCTGTGGCAGTTGCTGCGCACTCATGCACGATCGCGCTAATAAACGCAACATCTACGATCGATCACGCATAGGCCGGCATGCGATCAACGCTTCGGGACAAAGCGCGAAGCCGCATCGCGCGCCGATTCGGCCATGCTCCGTTCCAGCCTCGTTCGGGGGGTTAACGCGGGCGCGGAAAAAGCCCATATTGCGTCTCGGACAGGGACGACCCGCCGTTCCTCCCCGCTCCGCCTCCGCCCGAAACCACCGAGGCCCGTTTCCTCCTCATGATGCCTTCAGTGCTTCCCCCGCCGATGCGCGCGCGCGGCGTGACGGCGGTTCTCGGACCGACCAACACCGGCAAGACCCATCTCGCCATCGAGCGCATGCTCGGCCACGGCGCCGGCCTGATCGGCCTGCCGCTGCGCCTGCTCGCCCGCGAGGTCTACAACAAGATCGTCGAGCGGGTCGGCGCGGAGAAGGTGGCGCTGGTCACCGGCGAGGAGAAGATCAAGCCGGACAACGCCCGCTACTGGGTGGCGACGGCGGAGGCCATGCCGCGCGACCTCGATCTGCCGTTCGTGGCGCTCGACGAGATCCAGATCGCCGCGGACCTCGAGCGTGGCCACGTCTTCACCGAGCGGCTGCTCAACCGGCGCGGCTCGGCGGAGACGCTGCTGCTCGGCGCCGCGACGATGCGGCCGATCGTCGAGAAGCTGATCCCCGGCGTCAACGTGGTGTCGCGGCCGCGCCTGTCCAACCTCCTGTTCGCCGGGGAGAAGAAGCTCACCCGCCTGCCGCGCCGCACCGCCATCGTCGCCTTCTCGTCCGAGGAGGTCTACGCCATCGCCGAGCTGATCCGTCGCCAGCGCGGCGGCGCGGCCGTGGTGCTGGGCGCGCTGAGCCCGCGCACCCGCAACGCCCAGGTGGCGATGTACCAGAACGGCGACGTCGACTACATGGTGGCCACCGACGCCATCGGCATGGGCCTCAACCTCGACGTCGACCATGTCGCCTTCGCCGGCGACCGCAAGTTCGACGGCTACCAGTTCCGCCGCCTGACCCCGGGCGAGTTCGGCCAGATCGCCGGCCGGGCCGGCCGCCATGTCCGCGACGGCACCTTCGGCACCACCGGGCGCTGCGACGGCTTCGAGCAGGACCTGGTCGAGGCGATCGAGAGCCACAGCTTCGACAGCGTCAAGGTGTTGCAATGGCGCAACCCTTCGCTGGATTTCTCGACCGTGGCCTCGCTGCAGGAGAGCCTCGGGCGGGCCCCGGACGAGGCCGGCCTCACCCGCGCACCCGACGCCGACGACATCCGTGCCCTGTCGATCGCCGCGCGAGACGAGAAGATCCGGGCCATGGCCCACGGCGCGGCGGCGGTCGAGCGGTTGTGGGAGATGGCGCAGGTCCCGGATTACCGGAAAATTTCTCCGCACGCGCATGCCGATCTCGTCACGAGCCTCTATGGTTTTTTGATGCGGGACGGTAAGGTCCCCGACGATTGGTTCGCGCGGCAGGTGGCCTTCTCGGACCGGACGGACGGTGACATCGACACGCTGTCGACGCGCATCGCCCATATCCGGACGTGGACCTTCGCGGCGAACCGGCCGGACTGGCTGAAGGACCCTGCCCATTGGCAAGGCGTGACGCGTGCCGTCGAGGACAAGCTCTCCGACGCACTGCATGAGCGGCTTGCCCAACGCTTTGTCGACCGTCGCACCAGCGTGCTGATGCGGCGTCTTAGAGAAAATGTCATGCTCGAGACTGAAATCACCAAGACCGGCGATGTGATTGTCGAAGGTCAGCATGTCGGGACGCTGCAGGGCTTCCAGTTCGCCCCGGACCCCAGCGCCGGCGACGGCGAGAGCGGCCGCGCCTTGCGCGCCGCCGCCGCCAAGGCGCTGGCCGGCGAGATCGAGGCTCGGTCGCAGAAGTTCTCCCAGGCGCCGGACACCGAATTCGCCCTCGCCATCGACGGCACCATTCGCTGGGTCGGCGAGCCGGTGGCCAAGCTCGCGGGCTCCGACAAGACCCTCGCGCCCCGCATCCGCCTGCTCGCGGACGAGCAGCTGACCGGCCCGGCGCGCGATGCGGTGCAGACCCGCCTGGAGATCTGGATCGGCAACCACATGGCCCGCCTGCTCGGGCCGCTGCTGCTGCTCGACAAGGCGGAGGACCTGCAGGGCCTGGCCAAGGGCATCGCCTTCCAGCTGGTCGAGGCGCTCGGCGTGCTCGACCGCTCGAGGGTCGCCGAGGACCTCAAGCAGCTCGACCAGGACCAGCGTGCCTCGCTGCGCAAGCATGGCGTGCGCTTTGGCGCCTACCACATCTACCTGCCGGCCCTGATGAAGCCGGCGCCGCGCACCCTGGCGGTGCAGCTCTGGGCCCTCAACCATGGCGGCCTGGAGCAGAAGGGCCTGGACGAGATTCCGCATCTCGCCGCGTCCGGCCGCACCTCGATTCCGGCCGACCACGGGATCGACAAGACGCTCTACCGCCTGATCGGCTACCGCGTCTGCGGCGAGCGCGCGGTGCGCGTCGACATCCTGGAGCGCCTCGCCGACATCATCCGGCCGGCGATCGCCTATCGCCCCGGCGTCACCGTCGGCGAGCCGCCGGCGGGCACCGCCGACGGTGACGCCTTCGTCGCCACGGTGCAGATGACCTCGCTGGTCGGCTGCTCGGGCGAGGACTTCGCCTCGATCCTGCGCGGCCTCGGCTATCGCTCGGAAAAGCGCAAGGGCCAGGCGATCACCCAGCCCATCCGCCTGCCGGCGCCGACCGTGCCGGTGACGCCGATGGTGGCGGCACCCGAGGCCGCGGCACCGGTCGAGGCGCCGGCCGCGGGCGAGGAGGATGCGCTGCCGGCGGAAGCGACGGAAGGCGCCGAAACGGCCGAGGCGCCCGCCGATGCGACCGCGCCCGAAGCCGCCGAGCTTCCGGTCGAGACAGAGGCGGAGACCGCTGTCGAGGTAGAGGCAGAGATCGCGGCCGAGGCAGAAGGCGAGAGTCCGGCCGCACCGGCAGAGCTTCCGGCCACGGATGCGGTGGAATCCGTCGCCGAAGCCGAGCCTGAAGCACCGGCGCCGGTTGCCGAGGCGCAGCCGGCCGAGCCCGCGCCCGCTGCCGACGCGAATGTCGCCGTTTCCGCGGCGGAGCCCGCCGAGACCCCCAGCGAGGCCACGGTCGCGCCCGAGGCCGTTGCGGCGCCGGAGGAACCGGCCGAGCCCGTGCTGGAGAGCCCGGCCGAGCCGGTGCCGGACGTCGAGATTGAAATCTGGCGGCCGGTGCGCTTCGATCGCCATCAGCGCCCGCAGCATGGCCGCGGCGCGGCCGGGGAGCGCCGCGAGCGCTTCCACAACCGACCGCAAGGACAGCGCCCCGACGGACGGTTCCAAGGGGAGCGGCCGCAGGGCGAGCGGCCGCAAGGCGAACGCCCCCAGGGCGAGCGGCCCCAAGGCGAGCGGCAAGGCGAACGTCAGCAGGCGGAGCGGGGCCCGGGCGATCGGCTCCAGGCGGAGCGCCCGGCCGGCGCGCGCCGGGGCCTCGCCGCCGCGGCTGCCTCCGACATCGCGGCGCGGCCCGAGGAGCGCCGCGACGACGAGCGCGGGCGGCGCTTCGACCGTCAACGCGATCGGCAGGGCGCCGAGCGGCGCGACGGCGGAGCCGGGCGCGAGGAGAAGCGCCCCCCCGAGACACGCAACGGCAAGCAGGGTGGCCGCCCGGACTGGAACCGGGACGACCGCGGCCCGCGTCGCGATCGCGAGCGCGACCAGGACCGCGCCCCGCGTAACTGGTCGACCGAGCCGCGCCCCTCGCGCGAGAACCGCCAGCCCGATCCGAACTCGCCCTTCGCCAAGCTGCTCGCCCTGAAGGAGCAGATGCAGAAGTCGGGCAAGGAATCCTGAGCGCATGCCCCCGGTCGAGGCGACGCCGCGTCTTCGCCTCGACAAATGGCTCTGGCATGCCCGGGTGACTAGGACCCGCACGCTGGCGGCCAAGCTGGTGGCCGAGGGCCATGTCCGCGTCAACGGCGTCCGGACGGACCAGCCGGCCAAGCCAGTCAAGGCCGGCGACGTGCTCACCATCGCGCTGGAGCGCACGGTGCGCGTCTATCGCGTGCGTGAGCTCGGCGACCGGCGCGGCCCGGCGAGCGAGGCGCAGGCCCTCTACGAAGACCTGTCGCCGGAGCCGCCGCCGCACCATCCGCCGGCAGGCCGCGGGCTCGTGCCGGCGGGCCAGGACGACGAGGACTGACGGCCGACTTTTCCGGCACGGGCGCGGCGGAGAATCCTGTTCTCCCGTCCCGGAGAACAAAAAAATGCTGCCCGTCTCGCGCCCGGCGCGGCGCCGGGCCACACTCACGGCTCGCATGGCGGATGCAGCACTCTCCCTGGCTGCGCT
This window harbors:
- a CDS encoding RNA-binding S4 domain-containing protein, whose protein sequence is MPPVEATPRLRLDKWLWHARVTRTRTLAAKLVAEGHVRVNGVRTDQPAKPVKAGDVLTIALERTVRVYRVRELGDRRGPASEAQALYEDLSPEPPPHHPPAGRGLVPAGQDDED
- a CDS encoding helicase-related protein, with protein sequence MPSVLPPPMRARGVTAVLGPTNTGKTHLAIERMLGHGAGLIGLPLRLLAREVYNKIVERVGAEKVALVTGEEKIKPDNARYWVATAEAMPRDLDLPFVALDEIQIAADLERGHVFTERLLNRRGSAETLLLGAATMRPIVEKLIPGVNVVSRPRLSNLLFAGEKKLTRLPRRTAIVAFSSEEVYAIAELIRRQRGGAAVVLGALSPRTRNAQVAMYQNGDVDYMVATDAIGMGLNLDVDHVAFAGDRKFDGYQFRRLTPGEFGQIAGRAGRHVRDGTFGTTGRCDGFEQDLVEAIESHSFDSVKVLQWRNPSLDFSTVASLQESLGRAPDEAGLTRAPDADDIRALSIAARDEKIRAMAHGAAAVERLWEMAQVPDYRKISPHAHADLVTSLYGFLMRDGKVPDDWFARQVAFSDRTDGDIDTLSTRIAHIRTWTFAANRPDWLKDPAHWQGVTRAVEDKLSDALHERLAQRFVDRRTSVLMRRLRENVMLETEITKTGDVIVEGQHVGTLQGFQFAPDPSAGDGESGRALRAAAAKALAGEIEARSQKFSQAPDTEFALAIDGTIRWVGEPVAKLAGSDKTLAPRIRLLADEQLTGPARDAVQTRLEIWIGNHMARLLGPLLLLDKAEDLQGLAKGIAFQLVEALGVLDRSRVAEDLKQLDQDQRASLRKHGVRFGAYHIYLPALMKPAPRTLAVQLWALNHGGLEQKGLDEIPHLAASGRTSIPADHGIDKTLYRLIGYRVCGERAVRVDILERLADIIRPAIAYRPGVTVGEPPAGTADGDAFVATVQMTSLVGCSGEDFASILRGLGYRSEKRKGQAITQPIRLPAPTVPVTPMVAAPEAAAPVEAPAAGEEDALPAEATEGAETAEAPADATAPEAAELPVETEAETAVEVEAEIAAEAEGESPAAPAELPATDAVESVAEAEPEAPAPVAEAQPAEPAPAADANVAVSAAEPAETPSEATVAPEAVAAPEEPAEPVLESPAEPVPDVEIEIWRPVRFDRHQRPQHGRGAAGERRERFHNRPQGQRPDGRFQGERPQGERPQGERPQGERPQGERQGERQQAERGPGDRLQAERPAGARRGLAAAAASDIAARPEERRDDERGRRFDRQRDRQGAERRDGGAGREEKRPPETRNGKQGGRPDWNRDDRGPRRDRERDQDRAPRNWSTEPRPSRENRQPDPNSPFAKLLALKEQMQKSGKES
- a CDS encoding DeoR/GlpR family DNA-binding transcription regulator, with the protein product MPISASPPPQSPEERQAAILARIEREGRVSATALAAEFGVSEDSIRRDLRDLAEGGLIQRVHGGAIRRSTLPAAFGDRLVRRPVEKSALAAAALGLLRPGATVLLDQSTTTLALAHLLPAGADLTVVTATPEIALAALGRGVTEVIMLGGRLDPVSRAVAGPAVLAAIGQIHYDLCVLGACGIDIALGITAQDHDDACLKRAMVAASAAVTALITADKFDTASPFRVAPLSRLDRLVAEAHTPPDTLARYAAAGVDLLLA